One window from the genome of Hypanus sabinus isolate sHypSab1 chromosome 16, sHypSab1.hap1, whole genome shotgun sequence encodes:
- the LOC132406307 gene encoding polypyrimidine tract-binding protein 1-like isoform X2: MDGIVQDIAVGTKRGSDELLSACATNGPYIMSNSTPSGEYTNGNDSKKFKGENRISGIMPSRVIHIRKLPNDITEAEVISLGLPFGKVTNLLMLKGKNQAFIEMNTEEAANTMVSYYGTVTPYLRSHPVYIQYSNHKELKTDNSPNQARAQAALQAVNAVQSANMAIAGTGVPDSAVNLTGQSPVLRIIVENLFYPVTLDVLHQIFSKFGTVLKIITFTKNNQFQALLQYADGSSAQHAKLALDGQNIYNACCTLRIDFSKLTSLNVKYNNDKSRDYTRPDLPSGDSQPTLDQTMAAFGKEASLLGAPGIISSPYGGGTGFPPGIAFQQAGVHGALAPLGMPSAAAAAAAAASRMGIPGFASAANAVLLVSNLNPERVTPQCLFILFGVYGDVQRVKILFNKKENALVQMFDCTQAQLAMSHLNGQRLHGKAMRVTMSKHQTVQLPREGQEDQGLTKDYSSSPLHRFKKPGSKNFQNIFPPSATLHLSNIPPSVTEEDLKMLFSTTTGMVKAFKFFQKDRKMALIQMSSVEEAIQALIDLHNHDLGENHHLRVSFSKSTI, translated from the exons CGGGGGTCTGACGAGCTTCTATCTGCTTGTGCTACTAACGGTCCCTATATCATGAGCAATTCTACTCCCTCTGGTGAGTACA CCAATGGCAACGACAGCAAAAAGTTCAAAGGAGAGAACAGAATTTCAGGAATAATGCCATCTAGAGTCATCCATATCCGTAAACTTCCCAATGACATAACTGAAGCAGAGGTTATCTCTCTGGGCTTGCCCTTTGGAAAAGTAACAAATCTTCTCATGCTTAAAGGCAAAAACCAG GCTTTCATTGAAATGAATACGGAAGAAGCTGCTAACACAATGGTGAGCTACTATGGCACTGTGACTCCATACCTCAGAAGTCATCCTGTCTACATCCAATACTCTAACCACAAGGAACTGAAAACCGACAATTCTCCTAATCAGGCA AGAGCGCAAGCTGCTCTTCAGGCAGTAAATGCTGTGCAGAGTGCAAATATGGCGATTGCTGGAACTGGTGTCCCAGATTCTGCAGTCAATCTCACTGGCCAGAGCCCTGTTCTGAGAATCATTGTGGAAAACCTCTTCTATCCAGTTACTCTTGATGTTTTGCACCAG attttttccaagtttggCACTGTGTTAAAGATCATTACCTTCACAAAGAATAACCAATTCCAGGCCTTGCTCCAATATGCTGATGGGTCCAGTGCACAACATGCTAAACTG GCTTTGGATGGACAGAACATCTATAATGCCTGCTGCACTCTGCGCATTGACTTCTCTAAGCTGACTAGCCTTAATGTTAAGTACAATAATGATAAAAGTAGAGACTACACACGTCCTGATTTGCCATCTGGTGACAGCCAACCTACCTTAGACCAAACCATGGCCGCTTTTGGTAAGGAAGCCTCCCTACTAG GTGCACCAGGTATCATCTCCTCGCCTTATGGAGGTGGAACTGGTTTTCCTCCTGGTATTGCCTTCCAGCAAGCCG GGGTTCATGGGGCCTTGGCTCCACTTGGCATGCCGTCAGCAGCTGCTGCTGCAGCAGCCGCAGCAAGTCGTATGGGGATTCCAGGCTTTGCCTCAGCAGCCAATGCTGTCCTGCTGGTTAGCAATCTGAATCCTGAG AGAGTTACGCCCCAATGCCTCTTTATTCTTTTCG GAGTGTATGGTGATGTGCAGCGTGTGAAGATACTCTtcaacaagaaagaaaatgcCTTGGTTCAAATGTTTGACTGTACTCAAGCACAGCTGG CTATGAGCCACTTAAATGGTCAAAGGCTTCACGGGAAGGCAATGCGTGTAACTATGTCCAAACACCAGACTGTACAGCTTCCTCGTGAGGGCCAGGAGGACCAGGGACTAACTAAGGATTACAGCAGCTCGCCTCTTCATCGTTTCAAGAAACCTGGATCAAAAAATTTCCAGAACATCTTCCCTCCTTCTGCCACTCTTCATCTCTCCAATATCCC ACCTTCAGTTACTGAAGAGGATCTAAAGATGCTCTTCTCAACCACAACAGGCATGGTTAAAGCATTCAAGTTCTTCCA GAAGGATCGCAAGATGGCTCTCATCCAGATGAGTTCAGTGGAAGAGGCAATCCAAGCCCTTATTGATCTTCATAATCATGATCTTGGGGAAAATCACCATCTCAGAGTTTCTTTCTCCAAGTCAACTATTTGA
- the LOC132406307 gene encoding polypyrimidine tract-binding protein 1-like isoform X3, giving the protein MDGIVQDIAVGTKRGSDELLSACATNGPYIMSNSTPSGEYTNGNDSKKFKGENRISGIMPSRVIHIRKLPNDITEAEVISLGLPFGKVTNLLMLKGKNQAFIEMNTEEAANTMVSYYGTVTPYLRSHPVYIQYSNHKELKTDNSPNQARAQAALQAVNAVQSANMAIAGTGVPDSAVNLTGQSPVLRIIVENLFYPVTLDVLHQIFSKFGTVLKIITFTKNNQFQALLQYADGSSAQHAKLALDGQNIYNACCTLRIDFSKLTSLNVKYNNDKSRDYTRPDLPSGDSQPTLDQTMAAFGAPGIISSPYGGGTGFPPGIAFQQAGLSVPGVHGALAPLGMPSAAAAAAAAASRMGIPGFASAANAVLLVSNLNPERVTPQCLFILFGVYGDVQRVKILFNKKENALVQMFDCTQAQLAMSHLNGQRLHGKAMRVTMSKHQTVQLPREGQEDQGLTKDYSSSPLHRFKKPGSKNFQNIFPPSATLHLSNIPPSVTEEDLKMLFSTTTGMVKAFKFFQKDRKMALIQMSSVEEAIQALIDLHNHDLGENHHLRVSFSKSTI; this is encoded by the exons CGGGGGTCTGACGAGCTTCTATCTGCTTGTGCTACTAACGGTCCCTATATCATGAGCAATTCTACTCCCTCTGGTGAGTACA CCAATGGCAACGACAGCAAAAAGTTCAAAGGAGAGAACAGAATTTCAGGAATAATGCCATCTAGAGTCATCCATATCCGTAAACTTCCCAATGACATAACTGAAGCAGAGGTTATCTCTCTGGGCTTGCCCTTTGGAAAAGTAACAAATCTTCTCATGCTTAAAGGCAAAAACCAG GCTTTCATTGAAATGAATACGGAAGAAGCTGCTAACACAATGGTGAGCTACTATGGCACTGTGACTCCATACCTCAGAAGTCATCCTGTCTACATCCAATACTCTAACCACAAGGAACTGAAAACCGACAATTCTCCTAATCAGGCA AGAGCGCAAGCTGCTCTTCAGGCAGTAAATGCTGTGCAGAGTGCAAATATGGCGATTGCTGGAACTGGTGTCCCAGATTCTGCAGTCAATCTCACTGGCCAGAGCCCTGTTCTGAGAATCATTGTGGAAAACCTCTTCTATCCAGTTACTCTTGATGTTTTGCACCAG attttttccaagtttggCACTGTGTTAAAGATCATTACCTTCACAAAGAATAACCAATTCCAGGCCTTGCTCCAATATGCTGATGGGTCCAGTGCACAACATGCTAAACTG GCTTTGGATGGACAGAACATCTATAATGCCTGCTGCACTCTGCGCATTGACTTCTCTAAGCTGACTAGCCTTAATGTTAAGTACAATAATGATAAAAGTAGAGACTACACACGTCCTGATTTGCCATCTGGTGACAGCCAACCTACCTTAGACCAAACCATGGCCGCTTTTG GTGCACCAGGTATCATCTCCTCGCCTTATGGAGGTGGAACTGGTTTTCCTCCTGGTATTGCCTTCCAGCAAGCCG gtttgtCTGTCCCAGGGGTTCATGGGGCCTTGGCTCCACTTGGCATGCCGTCAGCAGCTGCTGCTGCAGCAGCCGCAGCAAGTCGTATGGGGATTCCAGGCTTTGCCTCAGCAGCCAATGCTGTCCTGCTGGTTAGCAATCTGAATCCTGAG AGAGTTACGCCCCAATGCCTCTTTATTCTTTTCG GAGTGTATGGTGATGTGCAGCGTGTGAAGATACTCTtcaacaagaaagaaaatgcCTTGGTTCAAATGTTTGACTGTACTCAAGCACAGCTGG CTATGAGCCACTTAAATGGTCAAAGGCTTCACGGGAAGGCAATGCGTGTAACTATGTCCAAACACCAGACTGTACAGCTTCCTCGTGAGGGCCAGGAGGACCAGGGACTAACTAAGGATTACAGCAGCTCGCCTCTTCATCGTTTCAAGAAACCTGGATCAAAAAATTTCCAGAACATCTTCCCTCCTTCTGCCACTCTTCATCTCTCCAATATCCC ACCTTCAGTTACTGAAGAGGATCTAAAGATGCTCTTCTCAACCACAACAGGCATGGTTAAAGCATTCAAGTTCTTCCA GAAGGATCGCAAGATGGCTCTCATCCAGATGAGTTCAGTGGAAGAGGCAATCCAAGCCCTTATTGATCTTCATAATCATGATCTTGGGGAAAATCACCATCTCAGAGTTTCTTTCTCCAAGTCAACTATTTGA
- the LOC132406307 gene encoding polypyrimidine tract-binding protein 1-like isoform X8 produces MDGIVQDIAVGTKRGSDELLSACATNGPYIMSNSTPSGEYTNGNDSKKFKGENRISGIMPSRVIHIRKLPNDITEAEVISLGLPFGKVTNLLMLKGKNQAFIEMNTEEAANTMVSYYGTVTPYLRSHPVYIQYSNHKELKTDNSPNQARAQAALQAVNAVQSANMAIAGTGVPDSAVNLTGQSPVLRIIVENLFYPVTLDVLHQIFSKFGTVLKIITFTKNNQFQALLQYADGSSAQHAKLALDGQNIYNACCTLRIDFSKLTSLNVKYNNDKSRDYTRPDLPSGDSQPTLDQTMAAFGLSVPGVHGALAPLGMPSAAAAAAAAASRMGIPGFASAANAVLLVSNLNPERVTPQCLFILFGVYGDVQRVKILFNKKENALVQMFDCTQAQLAMSHLNGQRLHGKAMRVTMSKHQTVQLPREGQEDQGLTKDYSSSPLHRFKKPGSKNFQNIFPPSATLHLSNIPPSVTEEDLKMLFSTTTGMVKAFKFFQKDRKMALIQMSSVEEAIQALIDLHNHDLGENHHLRVSFSKSTI; encoded by the exons CGGGGGTCTGACGAGCTTCTATCTGCTTGTGCTACTAACGGTCCCTATATCATGAGCAATTCTACTCCCTCTGGTGAGTACA CCAATGGCAACGACAGCAAAAAGTTCAAAGGAGAGAACAGAATTTCAGGAATAATGCCATCTAGAGTCATCCATATCCGTAAACTTCCCAATGACATAACTGAAGCAGAGGTTATCTCTCTGGGCTTGCCCTTTGGAAAAGTAACAAATCTTCTCATGCTTAAAGGCAAAAACCAG GCTTTCATTGAAATGAATACGGAAGAAGCTGCTAACACAATGGTGAGCTACTATGGCACTGTGACTCCATACCTCAGAAGTCATCCTGTCTACATCCAATACTCTAACCACAAGGAACTGAAAACCGACAATTCTCCTAATCAGGCA AGAGCGCAAGCTGCTCTTCAGGCAGTAAATGCTGTGCAGAGTGCAAATATGGCGATTGCTGGAACTGGTGTCCCAGATTCTGCAGTCAATCTCACTGGCCAGAGCCCTGTTCTGAGAATCATTGTGGAAAACCTCTTCTATCCAGTTACTCTTGATGTTTTGCACCAG attttttccaagtttggCACTGTGTTAAAGATCATTACCTTCACAAAGAATAACCAATTCCAGGCCTTGCTCCAATATGCTGATGGGTCCAGTGCACAACATGCTAAACTG GCTTTGGATGGACAGAACATCTATAATGCCTGCTGCACTCTGCGCATTGACTTCTCTAAGCTGACTAGCCTTAATGTTAAGTACAATAATGATAAAAGTAGAGACTACACACGTCCTGATTTGCCATCTGGTGACAGCCAACCTACCTTAGACCAAACCATGGCCGCTTTTG gtttgtCTGTCCCAGGGGTTCATGGGGCCTTGGCTCCACTTGGCATGCCGTCAGCAGCTGCTGCTGCAGCAGCCGCAGCAAGTCGTATGGGGATTCCAGGCTTTGCCTCAGCAGCCAATGCTGTCCTGCTGGTTAGCAATCTGAATCCTGAG AGAGTTACGCCCCAATGCCTCTTTATTCTTTTCG GAGTGTATGGTGATGTGCAGCGTGTGAAGATACTCTtcaacaagaaagaaaatgcCTTGGTTCAAATGTTTGACTGTACTCAAGCACAGCTGG CTATGAGCCACTTAAATGGTCAAAGGCTTCACGGGAAGGCAATGCGTGTAACTATGTCCAAACACCAGACTGTACAGCTTCCTCGTGAGGGCCAGGAGGACCAGGGACTAACTAAGGATTACAGCAGCTCGCCTCTTCATCGTTTCAAGAAACCTGGATCAAAAAATTTCCAGAACATCTTCCCTCCTTCTGCCACTCTTCATCTCTCCAATATCCC ACCTTCAGTTACTGAAGAGGATCTAAAGATGCTCTTCTCAACCACAACAGGCATGGTTAAAGCATTCAAGTTCTTCCA GAAGGATCGCAAGATGGCTCTCATCCAGATGAGTTCAGTGGAAGAGGCAATCCAAGCCCTTATTGATCTTCATAATCATGATCTTGGGGAAAATCACCATCTCAGAGTTTCTTTCTCCAAGTCAACTATTTGA
- the LOC132406307 gene encoding polypyrimidine tract-binding protein 1-like isoform X6: MDGIVQDIAVGTKRGSDELLSACATNGPYIMSNSTPSGEYTNGNDSKKFKGENRISGIMPSRVIHIRKLPNDITEAEVISLGLPFGKVTNLLMLKGKNQAFIEMNTEEAANTMVSYYGTVTPYLRSHPVYIQYSNHKELKTDNSPNQARAQAALQAVNAVQSANMAIAGTGVPDSAVNLTGQSPVLRIIVENLFYPVTLDVLHQIFSKFGTVLKIITFTKNNQFQALLQYADGSSAQHAKLALDGQNIYNACCTLRIDFSKLTSLNVKYNNDKSRDYTRPDLPSGDSQPTLDQTMAAFGKEASLLGLSVPGVHGALAPLGMPSAAAAAAAAASRMGIPGFASAANAVLLVSNLNPERVTPQCLFILFGVYGDVQRVKILFNKKENALVQMFDCTQAQLAMSHLNGQRLHGKAMRVTMSKHQTVQLPREGQEDQGLTKDYSSSPLHRFKKPGSKNFQNIFPPSATLHLSNIPPSVTEEDLKMLFSTTTGMVKAFKFFQKDRKMALIQMSSVEEAIQALIDLHNHDLGENHHLRVSFSKSTI; the protein is encoded by the exons CGGGGGTCTGACGAGCTTCTATCTGCTTGTGCTACTAACGGTCCCTATATCATGAGCAATTCTACTCCCTCTGGTGAGTACA CCAATGGCAACGACAGCAAAAAGTTCAAAGGAGAGAACAGAATTTCAGGAATAATGCCATCTAGAGTCATCCATATCCGTAAACTTCCCAATGACATAACTGAAGCAGAGGTTATCTCTCTGGGCTTGCCCTTTGGAAAAGTAACAAATCTTCTCATGCTTAAAGGCAAAAACCAG GCTTTCATTGAAATGAATACGGAAGAAGCTGCTAACACAATGGTGAGCTACTATGGCACTGTGACTCCATACCTCAGAAGTCATCCTGTCTACATCCAATACTCTAACCACAAGGAACTGAAAACCGACAATTCTCCTAATCAGGCA AGAGCGCAAGCTGCTCTTCAGGCAGTAAATGCTGTGCAGAGTGCAAATATGGCGATTGCTGGAACTGGTGTCCCAGATTCTGCAGTCAATCTCACTGGCCAGAGCCCTGTTCTGAGAATCATTGTGGAAAACCTCTTCTATCCAGTTACTCTTGATGTTTTGCACCAG attttttccaagtttggCACTGTGTTAAAGATCATTACCTTCACAAAGAATAACCAATTCCAGGCCTTGCTCCAATATGCTGATGGGTCCAGTGCACAACATGCTAAACTG GCTTTGGATGGACAGAACATCTATAATGCCTGCTGCACTCTGCGCATTGACTTCTCTAAGCTGACTAGCCTTAATGTTAAGTACAATAATGATAAAAGTAGAGACTACACACGTCCTGATTTGCCATCTGGTGACAGCCAACCTACCTTAGACCAAACCATGGCCGCTTTTGGTAAGGAAGCCTCCCTACTAG gtttgtCTGTCCCAGGGGTTCATGGGGCCTTGGCTCCACTTGGCATGCCGTCAGCAGCTGCTGCTGCAGCAGCCGCAGCAAGTCGTATGGGGATTCCAGGCTTTGCCTCAGCAGCCAATGCTGTCCTGCTGGTTAGCAATCTGAATCCTGAG AGAGTTACGCCCCAATGCCTCTTTATTCTTTTCG GAGTGTATGGTGATGTGCAGCGTGTGAAGATACTCTtcaacaagaaagaaaatgcCTTGGTTCAAATGTTTGACTGTACTCAAGCACAGCTGG CTATGAGCCACTTAAATGGTCAAAGGCTTCACGGGAAGGCAATGCGTGTAACTATGTCCAAACACCAGACTGTACAGCTTCCTCGTGAGGGCCAGGAGGACCAGGGACTAACTAAGGATTACAGCAGCTCGCCTCTTCATCGTTTCAAGAAACCTGGATCAAAAAATTTCCAGAACATCTTCCCTCCTTCTGCCACTCTTCATCTCTCCAATATCCC ACCTTCAGTTACTGAAGAGGATCTAAAGATGCTCTTCTCAACCACAACAGGCATGGTTAAAGCATTCAAGTTCTTCCA GAAGGATCGCAAGATGGCTCTCATCCAGATGAGTTCAGTGGAAGAGGCAATCCAAGCCCTTATTGATCTTCATAATCATGATCTTGGGGAAAATCACCATCTCAGAGTTTCTTTCTCCAAGTCAACTATTTGA
- the LOC132406307 gene encoding polypyrimidine tract-binding protein 1-like isoform X7, with translation MSNSTPSGEYTNGNDSKKFKGENRISGIMPSRVIHIRKLPNDITEAEVISLGLPFGKVTNLLMLKGKNQAFIEMNTEEAANTMVSYYGTVTPYLRSHPVYIQYSNHKELKTDNSPNQARAQAALQAVNAVQSANMAIAGTGVPDSAVNLTGQSPVLRIIVENLFYPVTLDVLHQIFSKFGTVLKIITFTKNNQFQALLQYADGSSAQHAKLALDGQNIYNACCTLRIDFSKLTSLNVKYNNDKSRDYTRPDLPSGDSQPTLDQTMAAFGKEASLLGAPGIISSPYGGGTGFPPGIAFQQAGLSVPGVHGALAPLGMPSAAAAAAAAASRMGIPGFASAANAVLLVSNLNPERVTPQCLFILFGVYGDVQRVKILFNKKENALVQMFDCTQAQLAMSHLNGQRLHGKAMRVTMSKHQTVQLPREGQEDQGLTKDYSSSPLHRFKKPGSKNFQNIFPPSATLHLSNIPPSVTEEDLKMLFSTTTGMVKAFKFFQKDRKMALIQMSSVEEAIQALIDLHNHDLGENHHLRVSFSKSTI, from the exons ATGAGCAATTCTACTCCCTCTGGTGAGTACA CCAATGGCAACGACAGCAAAAAGTTCAAAGGAGAGAACAGAATTTCAGGAATAATGCCATCTAGAGTCATCCATATCCGTAAACTTCCCAATGACATAACTGAAGCAGAGGTTATCTCTCTGGGCTTGCCCTTTGGAAAAGTAACAAATCTTCTCATGCTTAAAGGCAAAAACCAG GCTTTCATTGAAATGAATACGGAAGAAGCTGCTAACACAATGGTGAGCTACTATGGCACTGTGACTCCATACCTCAGAAGTCATCCTGTCTACATCCAATACTCTAACCACAAGGAACTGAAAACCGACAATTCTCCTAATCAGGCA AGAGCGCAAGCTGCTCTTCAGGCAGTAAATGCTGTGCAGAGTGCAAATATGGCGATTGCTGGAACTGGTGTCCCAGATTCTGCAGTCAATCTCACTGGCCAGAGCCCTGTTCTGAGAATCATTGTGGAAAACCTCTTCTATCCAGTTACTCTTGATGTTTTGCACCAG attttttccaagtttggCACTGTGTTAAAGATCATTACCTTCACAAAGAATAACCAATTCCAGGCCTTGCTCCAATATGCTGATGGGTCCAGTGCACAACATGCTAAACTG GCTTTGGATGGACAGAACATCTATAATGCCTGCTGCACTCTGCGCATTGACTTCTCTAAGCTGACTAGCCTTAATGTTAAGTACAATAATGATAAAAGTAGAGACTACACACGTCCTGATTTGCCATCTGGTGACAGCCAACCTACCTTAGACCAAACCATGGCCGCTTTTGGTAAGGAAGCCTCCCTACTAG GTGCACCAGGTATCATCTCCTCGCCTTATGGAGGTGGAACTGGTTTTCCTCCTGGTATTGCCTTCCAGCAAGCCG gtttgtCTGTCCCAGGGGTTCATGGGGCCTTGGCTCCACTTGGCATGCCGTCAGCAGCTGCTGCTGCAGCAGCCGCAGCAAGTCGTATGGGGATTCCAGGCTTTGCCTCAGCAGCCAATGCTGTCCTGCTGGTTAGCAATCTGAATCCTGAG AGAGTTACGCCCCAATGCCTCTTTATTCTTTTCG GAGTGTATGGTGATGTGCAGCGTGTGAAGATACTCTtcaacaagaaagaaaatgcCTTGGTTCAAATGTTTGACTGTACTCAAGCACAGCTGG CTATGAGCCACTTAAATGGTCAAAGGCTTCACGGGAAGGCAATGCGTGTAACTATGTCCAAACACCAGACTGTACAGCTTCCTCGTGAGGGCCAGGAGGACCAGGGACTAACTAAGGATTACAGCAGCTCGCCTCTTCATCGTTTCAAGAAACCTGGATCAAAAAATTTCCAGAACATCTTCCCTCCTTCTGCCACTCTTCATCTCTCCAATATCCC ACCTTCAGTTACTGAAGAGGATCTAAAGATGCTCTTCTCAACCACAACAGGCATGGTTAAAGCATTCAAGTTCTTCCA GAAGGATCGCAAGATGGCTCTCATCCAGATGAGTTCAGTGGAAGAGGCAATCCAAGCCCTTATTGATCTTCATAATCATGATCTTGGGGAAAATCACCATCTCAGAGTTTCTTTCTCCAAGTCAACTATTTGA
- the LOC132406307 gene encoding polypyrimidine tract-binding protein 1-like isoform X5 — protein MDGIVQDIAVGTKRGSDELLSACATNGPYIMSNSTPSGEYTNGNDSKKFKGENRISGIMPSRVIHIRKLPNDITEAEVISLGLPFGKVTNLLMLKGKNQAFIEMNTEEAANTMVSYYGTVTPYLRSHPVYIQYSNHKELKTDNSPNQARAQAALQAVNAVQSANMAIAGTGVPDSAVNLTGQSPVLRIIVENLFYPVTLDVLHQIFSKFGTVLKIITFTKNNQFQALLQYADGSSAQHAKLALDGQNIYNACCTLRIDFSKLTSLNVKYNNDKSRDYTRPDLPSGDSQPTLDQTMAAFGAPGIISSPYGGGTGFPPGIAFQQAGVHGALAPLGMPSAAAAAAAAASRMGIPGFASAANAVLLVSNLNPERVTPQCLFILFGVYGDVQRVKILFNKKENALVQMFDCTQAQLAMSHLNGQRLHGKAMRVTMSKHQTVQLPREGQEDQGLTKDYSSSPLHRFKKPGSKNFQNIFPPSATLHLSNIPPSVTEEDLKMLFSTTTGMVKAFKFFQKDRKMALIQMSSVEEAIQALIDLHNHDLGENHHLRVSFSKSTI, from the exons CGGGGGTCTGACGAGCTTCTATCTGCTTGTGCTACTAACGGTCCCTATATCATGAGCAATTCTACTCCCTCTGGTGAGTACA CCAATGGCAACGACAGCAAAAAGTTCAAAGGAGAGAACAGAATTTCAGGAATAATGCCATCTAGAGTCATCCATATCCGTAAACTTCCCAATGACATAACTGAAGCAGAGGTTATCTCTCTGGGCTTGCCCTTTGGAAAAGTAACAAATCTTCTCATGCTTAAAGGCAAAAACCAG GCTTTCATTGAAATGAATACGGAAGAAGCTGCTAACACAATGGTGAGCTACTATGGCACTGTGACTCCATACCTCAGAAGTCATCCTGTCTACATCCAATACTCTAACCACAAGGAACTGAAAACCGACAATTCTCCTAATCAGGCA AGAGCGCAAGCTGCTCTTCAGGCAGTAAATGCTGTGCAGAGTGCAAATATGGCGATTGCTGGAACTGGTGTCCCAGATTCTGCAGTCAATCTCACTGGCCAGAGCCCTGTTCTGAGAATCATTGTGGAAAACCTCTTCTATCCAGTTACTCTTGATGTTTTGCACCAG attttttccaagtttggCACTGTGTTAAAGATCATTACCTTCACAAAGAATAACCAATTCCAGGCCTTGCTCCAATATGCTGATGGGTCCAGTGCACAACATGCTAAACTG GCTTTGGATGGACAGAACATCTATAATGCCTGCTGCACTCTGCGCATTGACTTCTCTAAGCTGACTAGCCTTAATGTTAAGTACAATAATGATAAAAGTAGAGACTACACACGTCCTGATTTGCCATCTGGTGACAGCCAACCTACCTTAGACCAAACCATGGCCGCTTTTG GTGCACCAGGTATCATCTCCTCGCCTTATGGAGGTGGAACTGGTTTTCCTCCTGGTATTGCCTTCCAGCAAGCCG GGGTTCATGGGGCCTTGGCTCCACTTGGCATGCCGTCAGCAGCTGCTGCTGCAGCAGCCGCAGCAAGTCGTATGGGGATTCCAGGCTTTGCCTCAGCAGCCAATGCTGTCCTGCTGGTTAGCAATCTGAATCCTGAG AGAGTTACGCCCCAATGCCTCTTTATTCTTTTCG GAGTGTATGGTGATGTGCAGCGTGTGAAGATACTCTtcaacaagaaagaaaatgcCTTGGTTCAAATGTTTGACTGTACTCAAGCACAGCTGG CTATGAGCCACTTAAATGGTCAAAGGCTTCACGGGAAGGCAATGCGTGTAACTATGTCCAAACACCAGACTGTACAGCTTCCTCGTGAGGGCCAGGAGGACCAGGGACTAACTAAGGATTACAGCAGCTCGCCTCTTCATCGTTTCAAGAAACCTGGATCAAAAAATTTCCAGAACATCTTCCCTCCTTCTGCCACTCTTCATCTCTCCAATATCCC ACCTTCAGTTACTGAAGAGGATCTAAAGATGCTCTTCTCAACCACAACAGGCATGGTTAAAGCATTCAAGTTCTTCCA GAAGGATCGCAAGATGGCTCTCATCCAGATGAGTTCAGTGGAAGAGGCAATCCAAGCCCTTATTGATCTTCATAATCATGATCTTGGGGAAAATCACCATCTCAGAGTTTCTTTCTCCAAGTCAACTATTTGA